A portion of the Scleropages formosus chromosome 15, fSclFor1.1, whole genome shotgun sequence genome contains these proteins:
- the znf839 gene encoding zinc finger protein 839 isoform X1 has translation MADKQDESNTRNGAADGGGQSGTELQQPGDAKLAFAKNIVLSPVLSEKKDGGDAHFVELAAHTAVETSGILEYWSSTKEGTELLEKDYQIVTNDKLILGRNVLTSFAESAAIEAGTAEFAAVSAEFVNAVPSETTTIIYVQPDGSFVEGTGLTAEEQQQLVEHLSKQQLEAPQSEADAGVSEPAQQQQQQGAAPARPGHSGPLAPSELQQVIQQVTSRSQKTSTSLLVHAEQNVAAQRQDPGTAVCEQPAGRFPLEAAGPLCAAGSQGQPGSVSVQSVQPQQPQPLTIMQNASQQLQNAAKQVALQQQSQSQNGTRLKKLETIQIQVQMPQAQEVKERPIAPLTVFQQKNVSVNQLPNRVNVSTGVNVTCPQIIHIAPVVGEHQYLLHNAGDPPIQLLVQRPEPIMGNFIPVLQKIPLQNPINGNAVKSTTTSSSNVTLTSTVEKKDRQKEKKHSKRPQKIKTRSGRVSRPPKYKVKDYKFIKREDLADGHQSDSDDYSEISMEEEEGEETNSNIATMNLNLNPKAFKCETCDKAYIGNGGLSRHYRLNPSHKVVPSIQGNVAVQLEQQGTVSETGSAMLPLGNSDTRVTPGQAAVEKVFVCTTQIQSSPEAVSTTDSTAGLAQQDEQKVEPLHVEGTHLGSEQRESCGPGRPKGPGRPGRPKIGARAGRRGRPGRPPKHCGGTSMDQQNQRKKALLKEVMEKCSNEELIEMVLPRLAKVMTVWEFLLMKVDKGCSSTPQFSDVYQEFEQLHSQVKKMAQSHYSMPGPHTPLEVNDPQVSLSLGIKDSVIIPKLLCSDPGNQKTEDVSKEISPPSKKAHHSEEFKTLPPAKRFKLENTSVESNGVYLDQIVTEKVAENGHSLSEAPRKDMEFVPRGHQQALLESKSHLSIIDLQPSSKTQTHTEAVALKSQVVFSSIETNFTPVDLVEEHLPSEESANAEDIHKLVIDGVPQICSEVSEKSETATEMETSNVLNDSDIADQMNQLEQVLNTDVVPLDHSYRTSVQEPQPPTETVNGLEQERSLESTISLGGTVEFQVGEESQKNDFDQVFFHTEDGLIVHHTGESLAADPIVIVTNPNGTMHIRAPEGVAMETVQALLGIETEGHTEGILVSETPH, from the exons ATGGCGGACAAACAGGATGAAAGCAACACGAGAAATGGAGCGGCGGACGGAGGAGGCCAGAGTGGGACCGAACTGCAGCAGCCGGGCGATGCGAAACTGGCGTTTGCAAAGAACATTGTGCTGTCGCCCGTTCTGTCGgagaagaaggacgggggaGACGCTCACTTCGTGGAACTCGCCGCACATACTGCGGTGGAAACTTCTGGCATTCTGGAGTACTGGAGTTCTACGAAAGAGGGCAcggagctgctggagaaggactACCAGATCGTCACCAACGACAAGCTGATTCTGGGGCGAAACGTTTTAACGTCGTTTGCGGAGTCGGCCGCCATTGAGGCGGGCACTGCCGAGTTCGCCGCGGTGTCCGCCGAGTTCGTGAACGCCGTCCCATCGGAGACCACCACCATTATATACGTTCAGCCCGATGGCAGTTTCGTAGAAGGCACCGGTTTAAcagcggaggagcagcagcagctcgtgGAGCATTTGTCgaagcagcagctggaagcTCCGCAAAGCGAGGCCGACGCCGGGGTGTCGGAACcggcgcagcagcagcagcagcagggggcagcgcCGGCCCGTCCCGGGCACAGCGGACCACTGGCCCCCAGCGAGCTGCAGCAGGTGATCCAGCAGGTGACGAGCAGATCGCAGAAGACGTCGACGTCACTGCTCGTACACGCGGAGCAGAATGTGGCGGCTCAGCGGCAGGACCCGGGGACGGCTGTGTGCGAGCAGCCGGCCGGTCGCTTTCCGCTGGAAGCAGCGGGTCCGCTGTGCGCGGCGGGGTCCCAGGGCCAGCCGGGGAGCGTGTCGGTGCAGTCGGTGCAGCCTCAGCAGCCGCAGCCCCTGACCATCATGCAGAACGCCTCCCAGCAGCTCCAGAACGCCGCGAAGCAGGTGGCCCTGCAGCAGCAGAGTCAGTCTCAGAACGGGACCCGCCTAAAAAAG CTGGAAACTATTCAAATTCAAGTCCAGATGCCCCAAGCGCAGGAAGTGAAGGAGCGGCCAATAGCCCCCTTGACCGTGTTCCAACAGAAAAATGTATCTGTGAACCAGCTACCTAACAGAGTGAATGTCTCTACTGGTGTAAATGTCACCTGTCCTCAGATTATCCACATTGCACCAGTGGTTGGGGAACACCAATATCTCCTACATAATGCTGGAGATCCACCAATCCAACTGCTAGTTCAGAGACCTGAACCCATCATGGGTAACTTTATTCCTGTGCTCCAAAAGATACCTCTGCAGAACCCTATCAATGGAAATGCTGTAAAATCTACCACGACAAGTTCCTCCAATGTTACTTTGACATCTACTGTAGAGAAGAAGGACAGGCAAAAGGAGAAGAAACATTCTAAAAGGCCTCAGAAAATCAAGACCCGGTCTGGTCGGGTGTCTAGGCCTCCAAAGTATAAGGTCAAGGACTACAAGTTCATTAAGAGAGAAGATCTAGCGGATGGCCATCAGTCTGACTCAGATGACTATTCTGAGATAAgtatggaggaggaggaaggtgaagaaacaaacagcaacaTTGCTACAATGAACTTAAACCTTAACCCTAAAGCATTCAAGTGTGAGACGTGTGATAAAGCCTATATCGGAAACGGAGGCTTGTCTAGACACTATAGACTAAATCCCTCACACAAAGTGGTACCTTCCATTCAAGGCAATGTAGCAGTACAGCTGGAACAGCAGGGCACAGTCTCTGAGACAGGTTCTGCAATGCTCCCACTAGGAAACTCAGACACTCGGGTGACACCTGGGCAAGCAGCAGTAgaaaaagtgtttgtgtgtactaCACAAATTCAGAGTTCACCAGAAGCGGTTTCCACAACAGATTCAACTGCTGGCTTGGCACAGCAAGATGAACAAAAG GTCGAACCTTTACATGTTGAAGGAACACATCTTGGATCTGAGCAGAGAGAGTCCTGTGGACCTGGTCGACCCAAGGGTCCTGGTAGACCTGGCCGACCTAAAATTGGTGCGCGTgctggaaggagaggaagacCTGGCCGTCCTCCAAAACACTGTGGAGGTACAAGCATGGACCAGCAGAACCAGCGGAAAAAGGCTCTTCTCAAAGAG GTAATGGAGAAGTGCAGTAATGAAGAATTAATAGAGATGGTTCTCCCTCGCCTGGCAAAGGTGATGACTGTCTGGGAGTTCCTACTTATGAAG GTGGACAAGGGGTGTTCCTCTACACCTCAGTTTTCAGATGTTTACCAGGAGTTTGAGCAGTTACACAGTCAGGTGAAGAAGATGGCGCAGAGTCACTACAGCATGCCAGGACCACACACTCCCCTTGAGGTTAATGATCCTCAG GTGTCCTTGAGCCTTGGCATCAAGGATTCAGTGATTATTCCCAAGCTCCTCTGCTCTGATCCAGGGAatcaaaaaacagaagatgtTAGCAAAGAAATCAGTCCACCATCTAAAAAGGCGCACCATTCAGAG GAGTTCAAGACTTTGCCACCAGCTAAAAGGTTTAAACTGGAGAATACTTCTGTGGAAAGCAATGGTGTGTACCTTGACCAGATTGTGACGGAAAAGGTTGCCGAAAATGGACATTCCCTGTCTGAGGCTCCCAGAAAAG ATATGGAGTTTGTACCACGTGGGCATCAGCAAGCACTCTTGGAGTCAAAGAGCCATTTATCCATAATAGACCTCCAACCATcctcaaagacacaaacacacacggagGCTGTGGCCCTCAAGTCTCAAGTTGTTTTCAGCAGTATCGAAACCAATTTTACTCCAGTGGACTTGGTAGAGGAACATCTGCCCAGCGAAGAGTCTGCAAACGCAGAAGACATACATAAATTGGTAATAGATGGAGTCCCTCAAATCTGTTCAGAAGTATCGGAAAAATCTGAAACTGCCACAGAGATGGAGACATCAAATGTTTTGAATGATTCCGACATTGCAGATCAGATGAATCAACTTGAACAGGTGTTAAATACAGATGTTGTACCACTGGATCATTCATACAGGACCAGTGTTCAGGAACCTCAGCCACCTACGGAAACTGTTAATGGCCTTGAGCAGGAACGCAGCTTGGAAAGCACCATCTCCTTAGGAGGCACAGTGGAATTCCAAGTGGGGGAGGAAAGCCAGAAGAATGATTTTGACCAGGTCTTTTTCCATACAGAGGATGGGCTTATCGTGCACCATACAGGAGAAAGCCTTGCAGCTGACCCTATTGTCATTGTCACAAACCCTAATGGCACAATGCACATCCGTGCCCCCGAGGGAGTAGCCATGGAGACGGTACAAGCACTACTGGGCATTGAAACAGAAGGCCACACCGAGGGCATTCTCGTCTCTGAGACTCCTCACTGA
- the znf839 gene encoding zinc finger protein 839 isoform X2, giving the protein MADKQDESNTRNGAADGGGQSGTELQQPGDAKLAFAKNIVLSPVLSEKKDGGDAHFVELAAHTAVETSGILEYWSSTKEGTELLEKDYQIVTNDKLILGRNVLTSFAESAAIEAGTAEFAAVSAEFVNAVPSETTTIIYVQPDGSFVEGTGLTAEEQQQLVEHLSKQQLEAPQSEADAGVSEPAQQQQQQGAAPARPGHSGPLAPSELQQVIQQVTSRSQKTSTSLLVHAEQNVAAQRQDPGTAVCEQPAGRFPLEAAGPLCAAGSQGQPGSVSVQSVQPQQPQPLTIMQNASQQLQNAAKQVALQQQSQSQNGTRLKKLETIQIQVQMPQAQEVKERPIAPLTVFQQKNVSVNQLPNRVNVSTGVNVTCPQIIHIAPVVGEHQYLLHNAGDPPIQLLVQRPEPIMGNFIPVLQKIPLQNPINGNAVKSTTTSSSNVTLTSTVEKKDRQKEKKHSKRPQKIKTRSGRVSRPPKYKVKDYKFIKREDLADGHQSDSDDYSEISMEEEEGEETNSNIATMNLNLNPKAFKCETCDKAYIGNGGLSRHYRLNPSHKVVPSIQGNVAVQLEQQGTVSETGSAMLPLGNSDTRVTPGQAAVEKVFVCTTQIQSSPEAVSTTDSTAGLAQQDEQKVEPLHVEGTHLGSEQRESCGPGRPKGPGRPGRPKIGARAGRRGRPGRPPKHCGGTSMDQQNQRKKALLKEVMEKCSNEELIEMVLPRLAKVMTVWEFLLMKVDKGCSSTPQFSDVYQEFEQLHSQVKKMAQSHYSMPGPHTPLEVNDPQVSLSLGIKDSVIIPKLLCSDPGNQKTEDVSKEISPPSKKAHHSEEFKTLPPAKRFKLENTSVESNDMEFVPRGHQQALLESKSHLSIIDLQPSSKTQTHTEAVALKSQVVFSSIETNFTPVDLVEEHLPSEESANAEDIHKLVIDGVPQICSEVSEKSETATEMETSNVLNDSDIADQMNQLEQVLNTDVVPLDHSYRTSVQEPQPPTETVNGLEQERSLESTISLGGTVEFQVGEESQKNDFDQVFFHTEDGLIVHHTGESLAADPIVIVTNPNGTMHIRAPEGVAMETVQALLGIETEGHTEGILVSETPH; this is encoded by the exons ATGGCGGACAAACAGGATGAAAGCAACACGAGAAATGGAGCGGCGGACGGAGGAGGCCAGAGTGGGACCGAACTGCAGCAGCCGGGCGATGCGAAACTGGCGTTTGCAAAGAACATTGTGCTGTCGCCCGTTCTGTCGgagaagaaggacgggggaGACGCTCACTTCGTGGAACTCGCCGCACATACTGCGGTGGAAACTTCTGGCATTCTGGAGTACTGGAGTTCTACGAAAGAGGGCAcggagctgctggagaaggactACCAGATCGTCACCAACGACAAGCTGATTCTGGGGCGAAACGTTTTAACGTCGTTTGCGGAGTCGGCCGCCATTGAGGCGGGCACTGCCGAGTTCGCCGCGGTGTCCGCCGAGTTCGTGAACGCCGTCCCATCGGAGACCACCACCATTATATACGTTCAGCCCGATGGCAGTTTCGTAGAAGGCACCGGTTTAAcagcggaggagcagcagcagctcgtgGAGCATTTGTCgaagcagcagctggaagcTCCGCAAAGCGAGGCCGACGCCGGGGTGTCGGAACcggcgcagcagcagcagcagcagggggcagcgcCGGCCCGTCCCGGGCACAGCGGACCACTGGCCCCCAGCGAGCTGCAGCAGGTGATCCAGCAGGTGACGAGCAGATCGCAGAAGACGTCGACGTCACTGCTCGTACACGCGGAGCAGAATGTGGCGGCTCAGCGGCAGGACCCGGGGACGGCTGTGTGCGAGCAGCCGGCCGGTCGCTTTCCGCTGGAAGCAGCGGGTCCGCTGTGCGCGGCGGGGTCCCAGGGCCAGCCGGGGAGCGTGTCGGTGCAGTCGGTGCAGCCTCAGCAGCCGCAGCCCCTGACCATCATGCAGAACGCCTCCCAGCAGCTCCAGAACGCCGCGAAGCAGGTGGCCCTGCAGCAGCAGAGTCAGTCTCAGAACGGGACCCGCCTAAAAAAG CTGGAAACTATTCAAATTCAAGTCCAGATGCCCCAAGCGCAGGAAGTGAAGGAGCGGCCAATAGCCCCCTTGACCGTGTTCCAACAGAAAAATGTATCTGTGAACCAGCTACCTAACAGAGTGAATGTCTCTACTGGTGTAAATGTCACCTGTCCTCAGATTATCCACATTGCACCAGTGGTTGGGGAACACCAATATCTCCTACATAATGCTGGAGATCCACCAATCCAACTGCTAGTTCAGAGACCTGAACCCATCATGGGTAACTTTATTCCTGTGCTCCAAAAGATACCTCTGCAGAACCCTATCAATGGAAATGCTGTAAAATCTACCACGACAAGTTCCTCCAATGTTACTTTGACATCTACTGTAGAGAAGAAGGACAGGCAAAAGGAGAAGAAACATTCTAAAAGGCCTCAGAAAATCAAGACCCGGTCTGGTCGGGTGTCTAGGCCTCCAAAGTATAAGGTCAAGGACTACAAGTTCATTAAGAGAGAAGATCTAGCGGATGGCCATCAGTCTGACTCAGATGACTATTCTGAGATAAgtatggaggaggaggaaggtgaagaaacaaacagcaacaTTGCTACAATGAACTTAAACCTTAACCCTAAAGCATTCAAGTGTGAGACGTGTGATAAAGCCTATATCGGAAACGGAGGCTTGTCTAGACACTATAGACTAAATCCCTCACACAAAGTGGTACCTTCCATTCAAGGCAATGTAGCAGTACAGCTGGAACAGCAGGGCACAGTCTCTGAGACAGGTTCTGCAATGCTCCCACTAGGAAACTCAGACACTCGGGTGACACCTGGGCAAGCAGCAGTAgaaaaagtgtttgtgtgtactaCACAAATTCAGAGTTCACCAGAAGCGGTTTCCACAACAGATTCAACTGCTGGCTTGGCACAGCAAGATGAACAAAAG GTCGAACCTTTACATGTTGAAGGAACACATCTTGGATCTGAGCAGAGAGAGTCCTGTGGACCTGGTCGACCCAAGGGTCCTGGTAGACCTGGCCGACCTAAAATTGGTGCGCGTgctggaaggagaggaagacCTGGCCGTCCTCCAAAACACTGTGGAGGTACAAGCATGGACCAGCAGAACCAGCGGAAAAAGGCTCTTCTCAAAGAG GTAATGGAGAAGTGCAGTAATGAAGAATTAATAGAGATGGTTCTCCCTCGCCTGGCAAAGGTGATGACTGTCTGGGAGTTCCTACTTATGAAG GTGGACAAGGGGTGTTCCTCTACACCTCAGTTTTCAGATGTTTACCAGGAGTTTGAGCAGTTACACAGTCAGGTGAAGAAGATGGCGCAGAGTCACTACAGCATGCCAGGACCACACACTCCCCTTGAGGTTAATGATCCTCAG GTGTCCTTGAGCCTTGGCATCAAGGATTCAGTGATTATTCCCAAGCTCCTCTGCTCTGATCCAGGGAatcaaaaaacagaagatgtTAGCAAAGAAATCAGTCCACCATCTAAAAAGGCGCACCATTCAGAG GAGTTCAAGACTTTGCCACCAGCTAAAAGGTTTAAACTGGAGAATACTTCTGTGGAAAGCAATG ATATGGAGTTTGTACCACGTGGGCATCAGCAAGCACTCTTGGAGTCAAAGAGCCATTTATCCATAATAGACCTCCAACCATcctcaaagacacaaacacacacggagGCTGTGGCCCTCAAGTCTCAAGTTGTTTTCAGCAGTATCGAAACCAATTTTACTCCAGTGGACTTGGTAGAGGAACATCTGCCCAGCGAAGAGTCTGCAAACGCAGAAGACATACATAAATTGGTAATAGATGGAGTCCCTCAAATCTGTTCAGAAGTATCGGAAAAATCTGAAACTGCCACAGAGATGGAGACATCAAATGTTTTGAATGATTCCGACATTGCAGATCAGATGAATCAACTTGAACAGGTGTTAAATACAGATGTTGTACCACTGGATCATTCATACAGGACCAGTGTTCAGGAACCTCAGCCACCTACGGAAACTGTTAATGGCCTTGAGCAGGAACGCAGCTTGGAAAGCACCATCTCCTTAGGAGGCACAGTGGAATTCCAAGTGGGGGAGGAAAGCCAGAAGAATGATTTTGACCAGGTCTTTTTCCATACAGAGGATGGGCTTATCGTGCACCATACAGGAGAAAGCCTTGCAGCTGACCCTATTGTCATTGTCACAAACCCTAATGGCACAATGCACATCCGTGCCCCCGAGGGAGTAGCCATGGAGACGGTACAAGCACTACTGGGCATTGAAACAGAAGGCCACACCGAGGGCATTCTCGTCTCTGAGACTCCTCACTGA